One segment of Leuconostoc lactis DNA contains the following:
- a CDS encoding YigZ family protein, translating to MDKYITIAPDQFVWEQDIKKSRFILNIARITSEEDARAFIEKINKQHYKATHNVFAYLLGDNDQIQRYSDNGEPSGTAGVPMLEVLQKNGIHDVVAVVTRYFGGIKLGAGGLIRAYAGTTADGIKAAGLVERLTRTKVTLTVDYKQADTLQYWLTTHDYQIMTTTYDTAVHLVVPVAEVELPEFQATLTDFLAGNIKFQIGEKTFFEISTK from the coding sequence ATGGACAAGTACATCACAATCGCCCCAGATCAGTTTGTCTGGGAACAAGACATTAAAAAATCACGTTTTATTTTAAATATTGCCCGCATCACGTCAGAAGAAGATGCCCGTGCGTTTATCGAGAAAATTAACAAACAGCACTATAAGGCTACCCACAATGTGTTTGCCTATTTATTAGGCGATAACGATCAAATTCAACGCTATTCCGACAACGGTGAGCCGAGTGGCACCGCAGGCGTGCCGATGCTTGAAGTGCTACAAAAAAACGGCATCCATGATGTCGTTGCTGTCGTCACCCGCTATTTTGGCGGCATTAAGTTAGGCGCTGGTGGGCTCATTCGTGCGTATGCCGGTACAACCGCCGACGGCATCAAGGCCGCTGGTCTAGTGGAACGGTTGACGCGGACCAAAGTGACGCTCACCGTCGACTACAAACAAGCCGACACATTACAATACTGGTTAACCACACATGATTATCAAATTATGACCACCACTTACGATACGGCGGTCCATCTGGTCGTGCCAGTTGCCGAAGTGGAACTGCCAGAATTCCAAGCGACATTGACTGATTTTCTGGCCGGTAACATTAAATTTCAAATTGGTGAAAAAACTTTCTTTGAAATTTCGACAAAATAG
- a CDS encoding Ppx/GppA family phosphatase, producing the protein MTVIAVIDLGSNSVRMTVSRYHSDGSYEVLARFQEMVRLSAGMGPDKVLQEEAIKRTITALEKFKKALKDYDQTKLETYAVATAAVRQASNQAAFLEQFEQTMGFPLRILSGEEEAHFDYVGIINTFSVNDALILDTGGASSELVLVRNRQAVHAVSLPVGAVNISEAYLERDKVSAAALFRAILSLRQLFGDISWLRESVNMPLIALGGSNRTLAKISRKKNKVQDMPIHGYHMSIGEVAAIYDNILSEGLDGRKKIPGLAKERADIIVGGLLPLVEILLFTESRQVIFSQSGLREGFLFEQIMNKTGHQVVSPEPAAMTVDKEDL; encoded by the coding sequence ATGACAGTAATTGCAGTGATTGATTTAGGATCAAACTCAGTCCGTATGACGGTGAGTCGCTACCATAGTGACGGCTCATACGAAGTCTTAGCGCGCTTTCAAGAAATGGTGCGGTTGTCGGCGGGGATGGGACCGGATAAAGTCTTACAAGAAGAGGCGATTAAGCGGACCATTACCGCGTTAGAAAAATTCAAAAAAGCCTTAAAAGACTACGACCAAACTAAGCTTGAAACTTACGCGGTTGCGACGGCAGCGGTGCGTCAGGCTAGTAATCAAGCCGCGTTTTTAGAGCAGTTTGAGCAAACCATGGGCTTTCCATTACGTATTCTATCTGGTGAGGAAGAAGCGCATTTTGACTATGTCGGTATTATTAACACGTTCTCAGTCAATGATGCCTTAATTCTAGATACTGGTGGTGCCTCCTCAGAATTGGTGCTTGTGCGTAATCGTCAGGCTGTGCATGCAGTGAGTTTGCCAGTGGGGGCGGTGAATATTTCAGAAGCTTACCTTGAACGCGATAAGGTATCTGCCGCGGCATTGTTCCGTGCGATTTTGTCGCTACGGCAATTGTTTGGTGATATTTCGTGGTTGCGTGAATCGGTGAATATGCCTTTGATTGCCCTTGGTGGGAGTAACCGAACGTTGGCCAAAATTAGTCGCAAAAAAAATAAAGTCCAAGACATGCCCATTCACGGTTATCATATGAGCATTGGTGAAGTCGCGGCAATCTATGACAATATTTTGAGTGAAGGGTTAGACGGGCGTAAAAAGATCCCTGGCTTAGCCAAGGAGCGAGCGGATATCATCGTTGGTGGGTTGTTACCGTTAGTTGAAATCTTGCTCTTTACAGAGAGCCGACAAGTGATCTTTTCACAAAGTGGGCTACGTGAAGGCTTCTTGTTTGAACAAATTATGAACAAAACTGGCCATCAAGTGGTATCGCCAGAACCAGCTGCCATGACGGTGGATAAAGAAGATTTGTAA